A stretch of the Rosa rugosa chromosome 5, drRosRugo1.1, whole genome shotgun sequence genome encodes the following:
- the LOC133708090 gene encoding UDP-glucuronic acid decarboxylase 2-like codes for MNSDQLVHRTHHTHNEDLQDTPILESTPQNKPRNLSTNPIRYILREQRILFVLIGIAIATLFFTAFPLSNPELASSSLSSPLLHDPTRDSSFSSGSSVVPTRRVLLEGLESMNVGGKVPLGLKSKSQRIVVTGGAGFVGSHLVDRLIARGDSVIVIDNFFTGRKENLAHHFGNPKFELIRHDVVEPILLEVDQIYHLACPASPVHYKFNPVKTIKTNVVGTLNMLGLAKRVGARFLLTSTSEVYGDPLQHPQVETYWGNVNPIGVRSCYDEGKRTAETLSMDYHRGLGIEVRIARIFNTYGPRMCIDDGRVVSNFVAQALRKEPLTVYGDGKQTRSFQYVSDLVEGLMRLMEGNHVGPFNLGNPGEFTMLELAQVVQDTIDPNAKIEFRPNTEDDPHKRKPDISKAKELLGWEPTVSLRKGLPLMVTDFRQRIFGDAKDNIAAEAA; via the exons ATGAACTCCGATCAGTTAGTTCATAGAACCCACCATACCCACAATGAAGACCTACAAGACACCCCCATCCTCGAATCAACCCCGCAAAACAAGCCTCGAAACCTCTCCACCAACCCAATCCGCTACATTCTTCGCGAGCAACGCATCCTCTTCGTCCTCATCGGCATTGCCATCGCCACCCTCTTCTTCACCGCCTTCCCCTTATCAAACCCAGAGCTAGCATCCTCCTCGCTATCTTCCCCTCTCCTCCATGACCCGACCCGAGACTCGAGTTTCTCGTCCGGGTCGTCTGTCGTGCCGACCCGGCGGGTTCTGTTGGAGGGTCTCGAGTCGATGAACGTGGGCGGGAAAGTGCCGCTGGGGTTGAAATCGAAGAGCCAGAGGATTGTGGTGACTGGTGGGGCCGGGTTCGTTGGGAGCCACCTTGTGGACCGTTTGATTGCGAGAGGGGACAGTGTGATCGTCATTGATAATTTCTTTACGGGTCGGAAAGAGAACCTGGCGCACCATTTCGGAAACCCCAAGTTTGAGCTCATCAGACACGACGTCGTTGAGCCGATTCTGTTGGAGGTTGACCAAATCTACCACTTGGCCTGCCCTGCCTCTCCTGTGCATTACAAGTTTAATCCGGTCAAGACTATTA AGACGAATGTGGTGGGCACATTGAACATGCTTGGACTAGCCAAAAGGGTGGGTGCACGCTTCTTGCTCACAAGCACCAGCGAGGTCTACGGTGACCCTCTGCAGCATCCCCAGGTTGAGACCTACTGGGGCAATGTCAACCCCATCG GTGTAAGGAGCTGTTATGATGAGGGGAAGCGCACAGCAGAGACATTGAGCATGGATTATCATAGAGGCCTTGGCATTGAG GTGAGAATTGCCAGGATTTTCAATACTTACGGACCACGAATGTGCATCGATGATGGTCGTGTTGTTAGCAATTTTGTAGCACAG GCATTAAGGAAGGAGCCATTAACAGTTTATGGTGATGGCAAGCAAACCAGAAGTTTCCAATACGTTTCTGACTTG GTGGAGGGACTAATGCGGTTGATGGAAGGGAATCATGTAGGACCTTTCAATCTTGGCAACCCTGGTGAATTCACCATGCTAGAACTTGCTCAG GTTGTACAGGACACCATAGACCCCAATGCAAAGATAGAGTTCAGGCCAAACACAGAAGATGACCCCCATAAGAGGAAGCCAGACATTTCAAAGGCAAAAGAGCTTCTCGGATGGGAGCCTACTGTGTCTCTCAGAAAGGGACTTCCTCTCATGGTTACTGACTTTAGACAGCGCATATTTGGCGACGCCAAGGACAACATTGCAGCTGAGGCAGCTTAA